A window of Ranitomeya variabilis isolate aRanVar5 chromosome 2, aRanVar5.hap1, whole genome shotgun sequence contains these coding sequences:
- the LOC143807659 gene encoding lamina-associated polypeptide 2, isoforms alpha/zeta-like isoform X2 has product MSNMRTMIREEVQASVSGLMTPQPSQPDKKRMRDSDSSSEGALSDSELENEEFKDPPGRGKKYLFSSADTDELLGAVRHTMQIEEPPASCSIQDEMFGGLRAQTSKVFPVNAHIRGMILEEWEEAEKRLIIPKDFKLRLPFDPAEVKDWEDVPKIDVPLARVSKRTAIPFEDSSNLKEAMDRKADSLLKRAWESSAAVMRANIAATSVARSMHLWVDDLADQLSSKTPRETILKSLPLLKMGTDFLADASAETVRFTARNQSLSNAARRAIWLKNWSGDVHSKNKLCAIPFSGGRVFGPVLDDILEKASDDKKGFPEDKRKKFQPFRRPRYNQKSDYRGKGKQGRWSYPKGGESRTKNKESTFSGSTPSYHRK; this is encoded by the exons atgtctaacatgcgGACTATGATCAGGGAGGAGGTACAGGCATCAGTCTCGGGCTTAATGACCCCTCAACCCTCACAGCCAGATAAGAAGAGAATGAGGGATTCGGACTCTTCATCTGAAGGGGCCTTGTCCGATTCAGAGCTGGAGAACGAGGAGTTTAAAGACCCTCCCGGCAG GGggaaaaaatacttattttcctctgcgGACACCGACGAGCTCCTGGGCGCAGTAAGGCACACCATGCAAATTGAAGAGCCGCCAGCCTCTTGTTCAATccaagatgaaatgtttggcggattacgagcccagacctcaaaagtcttccccgtcaacgcTCATATTCGTGGAATGATTCTGGAGGAATGGGAGGAGGCGGAAAAACGCCTAATCATTCCTAAAGACTTTAAGCTACGCCTCCCTTTTGATCCAGCGGAGGTCAAAGACTGGGAGGATGTCCCTAAAATAGACGTTCCCTTAGCCAGAGTCTCCAAAAGAACTGCAATACCCTTTGAGGACTCATCTAATTTAAAGGAGGCTATGGATAGGAAGGCAGACAGTCTCCTAAAACGAGCCTGGGAGAGCTCAGCAGCTGTAATGCGTGCGAACATAGCAGCAACTTCAGTAGCACGGTCTATGCACCTATGGGTGGACGACCTAGCGGACCAGCTTTCCTCTAAAACCCCTAGAGAAACAATATTAAAATCCCTTCCCCTCCTTAAAATGGGTACAGATTTCTTAGCAGATGCGTCGGCGGAAACAGTAAGGTTTACGGCTAGGAATCAATCCCTATCaaacgcggccagaagagccatctggctcAAGAACTGGTCCGGGGACGTTcattccaaaaataagctctgcgcCATACCATTTTCAGGGGGAAGAGTATTCGGTCCGGTactagatgacatcttagagaaagcgtcagatgataaaaaggggttcccagaggacaaacgTAAAaaatttcagccctttcggagaccaCGTTATAATCAAAAAAGTGATTATAGGGGGAAAGGGAAACAAGGCAGGTGGAGTTACCCAAAGGGCGGAGAATCCAGAACCAAGAATAAGGAATCCACCTTTTCAGGTTCAACACCGagctaccatagaaaatga